One region of Halohasta litchfieldiae genomic DNA includes:
- a CDS encoding ROK family protein — protein MAYYVGVDLGATNVRAVVADGSATILGSARGSTPRGPTGIAVTEAILDLIREACVEAGVDPVAATACGIGSIGPLDLAAGAVEDPANLPDVIERIPLTGPISKLLDTDEIHLHNDTIAGVIGERFHSERNPDDMVYLTMSSGIGAGVCVDGHVIAGWDGNAGEVGHLTLDPQGIMTCGCGHDGHWEAYCSGNNIPRYARRLHDEDPIDTALPLEDPDFSAVDVFDHAGSDTFADHVIEQVTHWNAMGVANIVHAYAPLVISVGGAVALNNPEKVVDPLRERLDEMVMSNIPEVRLTDLGDDVVVKGAVASALTDGTGDRSRL, from the coding sequence ATGGCCTACTACGTGGGCGTCGACCTCGGGGCAACGAACGTGCGAGCGGTCGTCGCAGACGGATCAGCGACGATCCTCGGCTCTGCCCGTGGCTCGACGCCGCGCGGACCGACTGGCATTGCGGTCACCGAAGCGATCCTCGATCTCATCCGCGAAGCCTGCGTCGAGGCGGGCGTCGACCCCGTAGCGGCGACTGCCTGTGGGATCGGCTCGATTGGCCCACTGGATCTCGCCGCCGGTGCGGTCGAAGATCCAGCCAATCTTCCGGATGTAATCGAGCGAATCCCGCTTACTGGCCCGATCTCGAAGCTCCTCGATACTGACGAGATACATCTTCACAACGACACGATTGCGGGTGTGATCGGCGAGCGGTTCCACTCCGAGCGCAACCCCGACGACATGGTCTATCTCACGATGTCGTCGGGCATCGGCGCGGGCGTCTGTGTCGACGGCCACGTTATCGCTGGCTGGGACGGCAACGCCGGCGAGGTCGGCCACCTGACGCTCGATCCACAGGGGATCATGACCTGCGGCTGTGGCCACGACGGCCACTGGGAGGCCTACTGCTCGGGCAACAACATCCCGCGCTATGCCCGCCGGCTCCACGATGAGGACCCCATCGACACCGCCCTCCCGCTGGAAGACCCCGACTTCTCTGCGGTCGACGTCTTCGATCACGCCGGCTCCGACACGTTCGCCGACCACGTCATTGAGCAGGTCACTCACTGGAACGCGATGGGCGTGGCGAACATCGTCCACGCCTACGCCCCGCTGGTGATCAGCGTCGGCGGCGCGGTCGCACTCAACAACCCCGAGAAGGTGGTCGACCCGCTTCGCGAACGCCTCGACGAGATGGTGATGTCGAACATCCCTGAAGTCAGGCTGACCGATCTCGGCGATGACGTCGTCGTCAAGGGGGCTGTCGCCAGCGCGCTGACAGACGGAACGGGCGACCGCTCGCGGCTGTAG
- a CDS encoding LVIVD repeat-containing protein: MHRREALGLGAVGLLGSGVVYGVATRSDDESGPTNPYEPLGSVDIDGTAEVVTSDDGRTAYVATTSGYATVDISDPENPTVLADIRDPLSDLSGGPLRDILDVDLSGDRLLVAGPAHDHDADLQAVLLVDVSDPADPTRLGVFETDSHIHNVFLDGDYAYLCGNDMARNPLVIVDVTDPTDLREVARWSILDARPDWEPVAPILRYLHDVWVHDGLAVLPYWDAGTWLVDVSEPTQPTLLSRIGPHEPADLGGLANSGVATEQQTLPGNAHYGSTDPTNSVLALGREAWAVDTDGEQGGPGGIELYDISESTAPQQLAAIEPPETPDATFDGTWTSAHNFELSTDRLYSSWYQGGVMIHDITDPADPSRIAAWRDPERLSFWTARQALDGESVVASSMGRHGSSPGLWIFPDRAGRQPDRPPLE; encoded by the coding sequence ATGCATCGACGCGAGGCGCTGGGACTCGGGGCGGTCGGACTCCTCGGCTCCGGCGTCGTCTACGGTGTCGCCACCCGTTCGGACGACGAAAGCGGGCCGACCAACCCCTACGAACCGCTCGGCTCGGTCGACATCGATGGCACCGCCGAGGTCGTGACGAGCGACGACGGGCGTACCGCCTACGTGGCAACGACTTCCGGCTACGCGACAGTCGACATCTCCGACCCCGAGAATCCAACCGTTCTCGCTGACATCCGCGACCCGCTTTCCGACCTGTCCGGTGGACCACTTCGGGATATTTTGGATGTCGATCTCTCGGGCGACCGACTGCTGGTCGCCGGACCTGCCCACGACCACGACGCAGACCTGCAGGCTGTCCTGCTCGTCGACGTTTCGGATCCGGCCGATCCGACCCGACTCGGTGTTTTCGAGACGGACTCCCACATTCACAACGTCTTTCTCGACGGTGACTATGCCTATCTCTGCGGCAACGACATGGCTCGCAACCCGCTTGTCATCGTCGACGTCACCGATCCAACCGACCTACGCGAGGTGGCCCGCTGGTCGATTCTCGACGCCCGTCCCGACTGGGAGCCGGTCGCGCCAATCTTGCGGTATCTCCACGACGTCTGGGTTCACGATGGGCTGGCGGTGTTGCCCTACTGGGACGCCGGGACGTGGCTGGTCGACGTCTCCGAGCCAACGCAGCCAACGTTGCTGAGCCGAATTGGTCCACACGAACCCGCCGACCTCGGGGGGCTCGCGAACAGTGGGGTCGCCACCGAACAGCAAACGCTCCCGGGCAACGCCCACTACGGGTCGACCGATCCGACCAACTCGGTGCTGGCGCTCGGCCGCGAGGCGTGGGCGGTCGACACCGACGGCGAGCAGGGCGGTCCCGGAGGAATCGAACTGTACGATATTAGCGAGTCGACCGCGCCCCAGCAGCTCGCGGCCATCGAGCCGCCCGAGACGCCGGATGCGACGTTCGATGGGACGTGGACCTCCGCCCACAACTTCGAGCTGTCGACCGACCGGCTTTACAGTTCGTGGTATCAGGGCGGGGTGATGATCCACGACATCACTGATCCCGCCGATCCCAGCCGGATTGCGGCGTGGCGCGACCCCGAGCGACTCAGCTTCTGGACCGCCCGGCAGGCGCTCGACGGCGAGAGCGTCGTCGCCAGTAGCATGGGCCGCCACGGGAGTTCGCCGGGGCTCTGGATCTTTCCGGACCGGGCCGGTCGACAGCCGGACCGACCACCGCTGGAGTAG
- a CDS encoding NifU family protein, whose protein sequence is MTDESLKSRVETWMVKQMPIIQMHGGTSVVREADAESGQVVVELGGTCSGCGISNVTAQNIKRDMFMEFEEIENVEVKVPSTGDTGADTVEGGRGGDLQYSNESAGHF, encoded by the coding sequence ATGACTGACGAGAGCCTCAAATCACGAGTCGAGACGTGGATGGTCAAACAGATGCCGATCATCCAGATGCACGGCGGCACGAGCGTCGTCCGTGAGGCCGACGCCGAAAGCGGACAGGTCGTCGTCGAACTCGGCGGCACCTGCTCGGGTTGTGGGATTTCGAACGTGACTGCCCAGAACATCAAGCGAGATATGTTCATGGAGTTCGAGGAAATCGAAAACGTCGAAGTCAAAGTTCCCTCGACCGGCGATACCGGTGCTGATACGGTCGAAGGCGGCCGCGGCGGCGATCTGCAGTACTCCAACGAATCGGCCGGTCACTTCTGA
- a CDS encoding YqaA family protein yields MSLQTPFLTDVTPLFTLAGGIETLVESATGWPGMGIIFVYSFLIAFILPGPSEVVLVAPIDLGFSPVTQLASIMLVSATGKAAGSVFAFHIGQEVKQSGPIVRWLRNSRWNILAWSEKQSVTLARQYGYAGLAMALSVPFFPDTISIYAFSILEKDYLKFAIATFIGSLGRLLVTVGIFGGVSAII; encoded by the coding sequence ATGAGCCTGCAAACACCGTTTCTCACGGATGTGACGCCGCTTTTCACCCTCGCCGGCGGGATCGAAACGCTCGTCGAGTCGGCGACCGGCTGGCCCGGGATGGGAATTATTTTCGTCTACTCGTTTCTGATTGCGTTCATCCTCCCCGGCCCGAGCGAGGTCGTCCTCGTCGCGCCGATTGATCTCGGCTTTAGCCCGGTGACACAGCTCGCCAGCATCATGCTCGTGAGCGCGACCGGGAAGGCCGCCGGGAGTGTCTTTGCGTTCCACATCGGCCAAGAGGTCAAACAGTCGGGACCGATTGTGCGGTGGCTCCGCAACTCGCGGTGGAACATCTTGGCGTGGTCCGAAAAACAGTCGGTCACACTCGCCCGTCAGTACGGCTACGCCGGGCTGGCGATGGCGCTCTCGGTGCCGTTTTTCCCCGATACCATTTCGATCTACGCGTTTTCGATCCTCGAAAAGGACTACCTGAAGTTCGCCATTGCGACGTTCATCGGGAGTCTGGGTCGACTGCTCGTCACGGTCGGTATTTTCGGCGGTGTCTCGGCGATTATCTGA
- the hisH gene encoding imidazole glycerol phosphate synthase subunit HisH yields MSTTPPEQTAAEVVVVDYGLGNLRSVTRGLERAGAGVTISEDPDTFADADGIVLPGVGAFREGMDNAGPYRKALAEAADRGQPIFGICLGMQMLLGSSEEAEHAGEGDVEGLNFIPGTNVRFDVDRKVPHMGWNELDVQRDHPLVEGVDGEYAYFVHSYYADPDDDHAVVATTDYGVDFPAVIANDEGTVFGTQFHPEKSGETGLQILRNFVDLCAE; encoded by the coding sequence ATGAGCACGACCCCACCCGAGCAGACGGCCGCCGAGGTTGTCGTCGTCGACTACGGCCTCGGCAACCTCCGTAGCGTCACCCGCGGCCTCGAACGCGCCGGCGCGGGCGTCACCATCTCCGAGGACCCCGACACCTTCGCCGATGCCGACGGTATCGTTCTCCCCGGCGTCGGCGCGTTCCGCGAGGGGATGGACAACGCCGGCCCCTACCGCAAAGCCCTCGCCGAGGCCGCCGACCGCGGCCAGCCCATCTTCGGGATCTGTCTCGGCATGCAGATGCTCCTTGGATCGAGTGAGGAAGCCGAACACGCCGGTGAGGGCGACGTCGAGGGCCTGAACTTCATTCCCGGCACGAACGTTCGGTTCGACGTCGACCGGAAAGTCCCACACATGGGCTGGAACGAACTCGACGTGCAGCGAGACCACCCGCTTGTTGAGGGCGTCGACGGCGAGTACGCCTATTTCGTTCACTCGTATTACGCTGACCCCGACGATGACCACGCAGTCGTCGCCACCACCGACTACGGCGTCGACTTCCCTGCGGTGATCGCCAACGACGAGGGAACCGTCTTCGGCACTCAGTTCCATCCCGAAAAGAGCGGTGAGACCGGCCTGCAGATTCTGCGGAACTTCGTCGACCTCTGTGCTGAATAG
- the npdG gene encoding NADPH-dependent F420 reductase, which translates to MRIALLGGTGDIGEGLALRWAFHSNHDIVIGSRDPEKARSKANEYEAKIEDRGVDTKITGFENGMAADRADIIVLAVPAYHIADTIEAVEGSLHEGDILITPATGMKRDDEGFHYHKPGAGSVTKIAVEAAPEGIPVVGAFHNLAAGRLTDLDAELGIDTLVIGDDESAKSTVESLAEDIDGLRALDAGGIANAAEIEAVTPLLINVAMNNDGLHDLGVRFD; encoded by the coding sequence ATGCGAATCGCACTCCTTGGCGGCACTGGCGATATCGGTGAAGGACTCGCCCTGCGGTGGGCGTTCCACAGCAACCACGACATCGTAATCGGCTCCCGAGACCCTGAAAAGGCACGCTCGAAGGCCAACGAGTACGAGGCCAAAATCGAGGATCGGGGCGTCGACACCAAGATCACGGGCTTTGAAAACGGGATGGCCGCCGACCGCGCCGACATAATTGTCCTCGCGGTCCCGGCCTACCACATCGCCGACACCATCGAGGCCGTTGAGGGATCTCTCCACGAGGGTGACATCCTCATCACGCCAGCGACAGGGATGAAACGCGACGACGAGGGGTTCCACTACCACAAGCCCGGCGCGGGCAGTGTGACGAAGATCGCGGTCGAGGCGGCCCCTGAGGGTATCCCGGTGGTCGGTGCGTTCCACAACCTCGCGGCCGGTCGACTGACCGATCTGGACGCCGAGTTGGGGATCGACACGCTGGTGATCGGTGACGACGAATCTGCAAAATCGACGGTCGAATCGCTGGCCGAGGATATCGATGGACTTCGGGCACTGGATGCAGGTGGCATCGCAAACGCCGCTGAGATCGAGGCGGTCACGCCGCTGTTGATCAACGTCGCGATGAACAACGACGGCCTGCACGATCTGGGCGTTCGGTTCGACTAA
- a CDS encoding TIGR01548 family HAD-type hydrolase — protein sequence MDVDTVVLDIDGVLVDVADSYRQAIVDSVDRVYGETVDREALQAFKDAGGFNNDWLVTDAVALYVLAQQAGFESDIATFTDGIAAHGGGLEGAEAELAAEIPNATFEEVIEQWDPDQLRTVFQALYLGSELFRELEGGEPPFETAGYIHDEPVLVDPKTLDTLTDSYNVGVVTGRPAAEATIALDRVGLEVDDNHRFTMDNWEEGKPHPYALMTLVDRFDSESVVFVGDTLDDIETATNAAAADSKISYKGIGVLTGGLTGDVGREKFVDAGATGVLESINDLPDYLN from the coding sequence ATGGACGTAGATACGGTCGTACTCGACATCGACGGTGTACTGGTCGACGTGGCCGACTCCTACCGGCAGGCCATCGTCGACAGCGTCGACCGCGTGTACGGCGAAACGGTCGACCGCGAGGCCTTACAGGCGTTCAAAGACGCCGGCGGCTTCAACAACGACTGGCTGGTGACCGACGCGGTCGCCCTCTACGTACTCGCACAGCAGGCTGGCTTCGAGAGCGACATTGCGACGTTTACCGATGGCATCGCTGCCCACGGCGGCGGGCTGGAGGGCGCAGAGGCCGAGCTGGCGGCCGAAATCCCGAATGCGACCTTCGAGGAGGTCATCGAGCAGTGGGATCCAGACCAGCTCCGAACGGTGTTTCAGGCACTGTATCTCGGGAGCGAGCTGTTCCGAGAGCTCGAAGGCGGCGAGCCACCGTTCGAGACGGCGGGCTACATTCACGACGAGCCAGTGTTGGTCGACCCCAAGACGCTGGACACACTGACCGACAGCTACAATGTCGGCGTGGTAACGGGTCGACCGGCCGCCGAGGCGACGATTGCCTTGGATCGTGTTGGCTTGGAGGTCGACGATAACCACCGGTTCACGATGGATAACTGGGAGGAGGGCAAACCCCACCCCTACGCACTCATGACACTCGTAGACCGATTCGATTCTGAATCGGTCGTCTTCGTTGGCGACACGCTGGATGATATCGAGACAGCGACCAACGCGGCGGCTGCAGACAGCAAAATCTCATATAAAGGAATCGGCGTTCTCACTGGCGGGCTGACCGGCGACGTGGGCCGCGAGAAGTTCGTCGACGCCGGGGCTACGGGCGTACTGGAGTCGATCAACGATCTACCGGACTATTTAAATTAG
- a CDS encoding archaemetzincin family Zn-dependent metalloprotease, protein MLVDIVPIGDVPAQVKRESSASLRSVYGCDVTVHDSQPIPDGAFDPNRDQHRAEDLIELVSRVGSGDKNIGITAEDLYYRRRNYVFGLAYLNGNGSVISTYRLQTSSDGGITSKPETEVFADRVRKEVVHEIGHTLGLEHCDNSKCVMSFSPTVREVDVKEENLCGSCSRLVR, encoded by the coding sequence ATGCTTGTCGACATCGTGCCGATTGGGGATGTCCCCGCCCAGGTCAAGCGGGAGTCATCGGCTAGCCTCCGGTCGGTCTATGGCTGTGATGTGACCGTCCATGACAGCCAGCCGATCCCCGACGGCGCGTTCGATCCCAACCGGGATCAACACCGCGCAGAGGATCTGATCGAACTGGTTAGCCGCGTGGGATCGGGTGACAAAAACATCGGCATCACCGCCGAAGATCTCTACTACCGCCGCCGCAACTACGTGTTCGGGCTGGCCTATCTCAACGGCAACGGCTCTGTGATCTCTACGTACCGCCTTCAGACCTCCTCCGACGGCGGCATCACCTCCAAACCCGAAACCGAAGTGTTCGCCGACCGCGTCCGCAAAGAGGTCGTCCACGAAATCGGTCACACCCTCGGCCTCGAACACTGTGACAACTCCAAATGCGTCATGAGCTTCTCACCGACCGTCCGGGAGGTCGACGTCAAAGAGGAGAACCTCTGTGGCTCCTGTAGTCGACTGGTTCGTTGA